One window of the Deltaproteobacteria bacterium genome contains the following:
- a CDS encoding alpha/beta hydrolase: MRLVPERRVFHTRAGLALVADAYGDPGARPVVLAHGGGQTRHAWGGAAAALARRGWYALAIDLRGHGESQWSPAGEYDFEVFAEDLADVAASLDQSPVLVGASLGGLAAILAQGGAERGPFSAVVLVDVTPRLELDGVARIRSFMTEHLERGFATLEEAADAVAAYQPQRVRERNLAGLEKNLRRGDDGRWRWHWDPRFMNRESRLSPEVTGLRLTDAARNLRVPTLLVRGRMSELVSEGSVREFLELAPHAQFVDVSGAGHMVAGDRNDVFSDAVIGFLAELAPELREVG, translated from the coding sequence ATGCGACTCGTGCCGGAGCGCCGCGTCTTCCACACCCGCGCGGGGCTCGCGCTGGTCGCCGACGCGTACGGCGATCCCGGCGCGCGTCCGGTCGTGCTCGCCCACGGAGGCGGGCAGACGCGCCACGCCTGGGGCGGCGCGGCCGCGGCGCTCGCGCGGCGGGGCTGGTACGCGCTCGCGATCGACCTGCGCGGACACGGCGAGAGCCAGTGGTCGCCGGCCGGCGAGTACGACTTCGAGGTCTTCGCAGAAGACCTTGCGGACGTCGCCGCTTCGCTCGATCAGTCGCCGGTGCTCGTCGGCGCGTCTCTGGGCGGGCTCGCCGCGATCCTCGCGCAGGGCGGAGCGGAGCGCGGGCCGTTCTCGGCCGTGGTGCTGGTCGACGTGACTCCGCGCCTCGAGCTCGACGGCGTGGCGCGGATCCGCAGCTTCATGACGGAGCACCTCGAGCGCGGCTTCGCGACGCTCGAGGAGGCAGCCGACGCGGTCGCGGCCTACCAGCCGCAGCGCGTGCGCGAGCGGAACCTGGCGGGGCTGGAGAAGAACCTGCGCCGCGGCGACGACGGCCGCTGGCGCTGGCACTGGGATCCGCGCTTCATGAATCGCGAGTCGCGGCTCTCGCCCGAGGTCACGGGTCTGCGCCTCACCGACGCTGCGCGGAACCTGCGCGTGCCGACCCTGCTCGTGCGCGGGCGGATGAGCGAGCTGGTGAGCGAGGGCAGCGTGCGAGAGTTCCTCGAGCTCGCGCCGCACGCACAGTTCGTCGACGTCTCCGGCGCCGGCCACATGGTCGCCGGCGACCGCAACGACGTGTTCAGCGACGCGGTGATCGGATTCCTGGCCGAGCTAGCGCCGGAACTTCGCGAAGTCGGGTGA
- a CDS encoding PaaI family thioesterase, whose protein sequence is MDFVASWIEESPYSRFLGVELAKRGEESLLLRLPYKDENSNPGKALHGGCAASLGAIGAQALARAALGPDTGTWHSVGLQVSYLAAAIGETILARARLLRRGKEICFAEVDIETEDAKPIAHVTAVVRARLGAPEASLPRSPGDHGRSEPGSMGPHIGAVPFIGNRGIRVEHMTGGTSRLVMPFLDTNADQDGTVHEGAVLALLDTTGAMASWAETGAGRYKASTPAIQAQILAPSGRGELVAFGRCVHRDRELLWSDVEIARRDDMAICARGTVIYRIVV, encoded by the coding sequence ATGGACTTCGTCGCGAGCTGGATCGAGGAGTCGCCGTACTCGCGCTTCCTGGGCGTGGAGCTCGCGAAGCGCGGCGAGGAATCGCTGCTGCTCCGGCTGCCGTACAAGGACGAGAACTCGAACCCCGGCAAGGCGCTGCACGGGGGCTGCGCGGCGTCGCTCGGCGCGATCGGCGCGCAGGCGCTCGCGCGCGCGGCGCTGGGCCCCGACACCGGAACCTGGCACTCGGTCGGGCTGCAGGTGAGCTACCTGGCCGCCGCGATCGGAGAGACGATCCTTGCGCGCGCCCGCCTGCTGCGGCGCGGCAAGGAGATCTGCTTCGCGGAGGTCGACATCGAGACCGAGGACGCAAAGCCGATCGCGCACGTGACGGCGGTGGTGCGCGCGCGTTTGGGCGCTCCCGAGGCCTCGCTGCCGCGCTCGCCCGGCGATCACGGCCGCAGCGAGCCCGGGTCGATGGGGCCGCACATCGGTGCGGTGCCGTTCATCGGAAACCGCGGCATCCGCGTCGAGCACATGACGGGCGGGACGTCGCGCCTGGTCATGCCCTTCCTCGACACCAACGCGGATCAGGACGGAACCGTCCACGAGGGAGCAGTGCTCGCGCTGCTCGACACCACCGGCGCGATGGCGTCCTGGGCCGAGACCGGTGCGGGTCGCTACAAGGCCTCGACCCCCGCGATCCAAGCGCAGATCCTCGCGCCTTCGGGACGCGGCGAGCTGGTCGCCTTCGGCCGCTGCGTGCACCGCGACCGCGAGCTGCTCTGGAGCGACGTCGAGATCGCGCGCCGCGACGACATGGCGATCTGCGCGCGCGGCACGGTGATCTACCGGATCGTCGTCTAG
- a CDS encoding 1,4-dihydroxy-2-naphthoyl-CoA synthase (catalyzes the formation of 1,4-dihydroxy-2-naphthoate from O-succinylbenzoyl-CoA), translating into MELTELEDVRYEIERGVAWITIDRPKRFNAFRARTVDELIRCFKAAWTDAAVGVVVLTGAGDQAFCAGGDQKQRQETGDYGPSETGIFEVETLHRVIREIPKPVIAAVNGAAVGGGHVLHVLCDLTIAADHARFGQSGPKVGSFDAGFGSAYLARILGEKRAREVWYLCRLYDAATMERWGLVNAVVPKQALRDEVRRWADEMLAKSPTALRVLKHSFNADSESIAGIGALAFDSLDLFVATDEAREGVVAFNEKRSPDFAKFRR; encoded by the coding sequence ATGGAACTCACGGAGCTCGAGGATGTCCGCTACGAGATCGAGCGCGGCGTGGCGTGGATCACGATCGACCGGCCCAAGCGCTTCAACGCCTTTCGCGCGCGCACCGTCGACGAGCTGATCCGCTGCTTCAAGGCGGCCTGGACCGACGCGGCCGTCGGGGTGGTCGTGCTCACCGGCGCCGGAGATCAGGCGTTCTGCGCCGGCGGCGACCAGAAGCAGCGCCAGGAGACGGGCGACTACGGGCCGTCGGAGACCGGCATCTTCGAGGTCGAGACCCTGCACCGCGTGATCCGCGAGATTCCCAAGCCGGTGATCGCCGCGGTGAACGGCGCCGCGGTCGGCGGCGGGCACGTGCTGCACGTGCTCTGCGATCTGACGATCGCGGCCGATCATGCGCGCTTCGGCCAGTCGGGGCCGAAGGTCGGCTCGTTCGACGCGGGCTTCGGCAGCGCGTACCTCGCGCGAATCCTCGGCGAGAAGCGCGCGCGCGAGGTCTGGTACCTGTGCCGGCTCTACGACGCCGCGACGATGGAGCGCTGGGGGCTGGTGAACGCGGTGGTGCCGAAGCAGGCGCTTCGCGACGAGGTGCGCCGCTGGGCCGACGAGATGCTCGCGAAGAGCCCGACGGCGCTAAGAGTGTTGAAGCACAGCTTCAACGCCGACAGCGAGTCGATCGCGGGCATCGGCGCGCTCGCCTTCGACTCGCTCGACCTGTTCGTCGCGACCGACGAGGCGCGCGAGGGCGTGGTCGCGTTCAACGAGAAGCGCTCACCCGACTTCGCGAAGTTCCGGCGCTAG